GACTCCCGCTTGCTCATCGGCCCCGGTGGTTTCGCCGACAGAATACGCTGTTCATCCGGAGAAATCACGCGGCCCCCCTCTTGCCGATGGAATTGCCGGCCTGCTACATTTGCCTCATGACCATGCAATTTCAGAAAAAAGATCCCCGTGCCACAATCAGCACCCCTTTCGGCGACATCCGGATTCGTTTTTACCCGGACGACGCGCCGCGTCATGTCGAGAACTTCATCAACCTGGCGAAACTGGGGTTTTACGACGACACCACCTTTCATCGCGTGGTGCCGGGCTTTATCATTCAGGGAGGCGACCCGTTGAGCAAGACGCCGGATCGGATGCTGCACGGCACCGGCGGCCCGGGCTACTTTCTCAATCCCGAAACCAACGACCGGCCCCATAAGCGCGGTGCGATCTCGATGGCGAAAATGCCCCGCGACGGCACGAGCACCCGCGACTTTAACGACAACGGCTCCCAGTTTTTCATCTCCCTGCAGGACAACAGCGGCCTCGATCGGCGCTATTCCATTTTCGGCGAGATCATCCGGGGCATCGAGGTCATCGACATGATCGCCAAGATGCCGCGCGACGAGCGCGACAATCCGCTGGAGCCGATTCGCATGAAGGTGACGGTGAAAGAGTAGCCGCAGCCAAGCGACTGTCAGCTCCTCCGGCGGCGTATTGCTGGAATTGGTTTCATCCCTTGTGACGAGCCCGTACCCCTTGCCAGGCCAGTCGCTGATACACACCGTCTGTTCTTGTTTAGTGTTCTTCCCCCTCGTTCTGTCCGGCTGCGACGGCCAACGCCAGCGCCTGATGACGGAGCAATACCCCTCCTATCCCGAAGGCGTGCGATGGGCGATTGATAAGGGGAACATCCTGCGCGGTATGACGGAAGATCAGGTGTACCTCGCGCTCGGCACACCGGTGTGCAAGAAGGATGTCGAGGATGAAGGGCGGACCGTCACGGTCTGGCTCTATCCACCGATCGGACGCAACGCCTGCATCACCAGCGCCTTTCGTGTCTACTTCGAACAGGGCGCCGTCACCACCTGGGATCGCTACACCACGCCGACGAGATATACCGATCCAGTCGGCGGCGTGCCGGCCTATTAGCAGGAGGGTGAAAAAGCCCCCCAGCTTTGTTCTCGCATCGCTTCGATCCTCAACGTACCGCAAGGGTACGCCTCGTCCCTTCGCTCGCTGCGGCCGCGCTGGGAGGACTTTTTGACCCTCCTGTTACTCCAAGCGGTGCTTCCCTGCTTGCGCGCCGACATAACCTTCACGCTTGACGCGCGGGGTGTATGACGATACGATGATCGATCAGTAATCGGTAGGGAGGTGCTGCAATGTCTATGACGACTATCTCGCCGAAGTTCCAAATCGTCATCCCTAAGGATGTGAGAGAAAAGCTTCGCCTGAGTCCTTCCCAGCGCTTGCAGGTCCTGGAAAAAGGCGGCGTGATTACCTTGGTGCCGGAAGTGCCACTCAAGTCGCTGAAGGGGGCACTCAAGGGTATGTCTAGGGCAGGCCTCCGGGAAAAGAAGGATCGCGTGTGAAGATCCTGTTGGATTCCAGCGGCTGGATCGAATTCTTTACAGGCGGACCACTCGCTGATCGCTATTCTGGATACTTTTCTTCGCGCTACGAAATCATTACGCCGACAATTGTGTTGTACGAGGTCTACAAAAAGATCAAGCGCGAGCGTGGTGAGGAGACTGCGATCCTCTTTTCCGGACGACTTCATGCAACCAACGTGGTTCAACTCACCGAATCGATTGCCTATGTAGCCGCGGATGTCAGCCTTCGGCACGGTCTGGCAATGGCTGATGCGATCGTCTATGCGACGGCATTGGACCAGAATGCGGATGTCGTGACGGGTGATGCGGATCTGAAGGATCTGCCTGGCGTGGTCTACGTGAAGTAGCCCTCCTCTGTCGCAGGTTGCCCAAAAGCCCCTTCACCAAGCCCGCAGGCGAGAGAAATCCGAAGGCGTAGCCTCGGGCTACATTGAGGATGGTTTCTAGGGGAGAACGAAGCTGGGGACCTGTTTGAGGAGGTTCCCTGCAGAACGGTCAAAACGACCGTTCACCTAGGCCGCAGCTAACGAAGGAGCGAGGCGTAGCCATGCGCTACGTTGAGCGATCTGAGAGACGCGAGAACGACAGTACGGTTTCCGTGCAGGCTGCTCAAAAAGCCGTCTGCCGAGGCCGCAGGTGAGACAAAACCGGAGGCGTAGCCCCTGGCTACGTTGAGGATGGTTTCGAGGGGAGAACGCCGGTGGCGGGATTTTTCAGCAACCGTTCTTTCGGACGAGCAAAACGACCGTCTGGCAAGGCCGCAGCGAGCGAAGAGCCGAGGCGTGCTGTTTAGTACGTTGAGGTTCTGAGGGAAGCGAGAACGAAGCTAGCGGTCGTTTTCATCGTCCGGACTAGAAGAAG
This genomic stretch from Fimbriimonadaceae bacterium harbors:
- a CDS encoding peptidylprolyl isomerase encodes the protein MTMQFQKKDPRATISTPFGDIRIRFYPDDAPRHVENFINLAKLGFYDDTTFHRVVPGFIIQGGDPLSKTPDRMLHGTGGPGYFLNPETNDRPHKRGAISMAKMPRDGTSTRDFNDNGSQFFISLQDNSGLDRRYSIFGEIIRGIEVIDMIAKMPRDERDNPLEPIRMKVTVKE
- a CDS encoding AbrB/MazE/SpoVT family DNA-binding domain-containing protein gives rise to the protein MSMTTISPKFQIVIPKDVREKLRLSPSQRLQVLEKGGVITLVPEVPLKSLKGALKGMSRAGLREKKDRV
- a CDS encoding type II toxin-antitoxin system VapC family toxin gives rise to the protein MKILLDSSGWIEFFTGGPLADRYSGYFSSRYEIITPTIVLYEVYKKIKRERGEETAILFSGRLHATNVVQLTESIAYVAADVSLRHGLAMADAIVYATALDQNADVVTGDADLKDLPGVVYVK